One window from the genome of Amycolatopsis sp. NBC_01480 encodes:
- a CDS encoding NUDIX hydrolase, whose protein sequence is MDFVSEWTGRTATALQASLRMSNEAFAKHLGIAVRTVASWHTKPDVTPRQEMQELLDTAFGRASGPGKARFKRLTEQSDEPQRPAAGGGPVQALRVAIAVVTDGSRVLIVCRRDENGDGISWQFPAGMVKPGHAAETVAIRETLGETGVHCAVTRKLGERLHPITHVQAEYLLCEYLTGEAQNMDVLENVNVAWVEKTKLVKFIPAEQIFPPILEALEVSE, encoded by the coding sequence GTGGATTTCGTGAGCGAGTGGACCGGACGGACGGCGACCGCTCTGCAGGCTTCTCTCCGTATGAGCAATGAGGCCTTCGCGAAGCATCTGGGCATCGCGGTGCGAACAGTTGCCTCGTGGCATACCAAGCCGGACGTCACGCCAAGGCAGGAGATGCAAGAACTGCTGGACACCGCCTTCGGCCGGGCGTCAGGTCCAGGCAAGGCGCGATTCAAGCGGCTGACTGAGCAGAGCGACGAGCCACAGAGGCCTGCGGCGGGCGGCGGGCCGGTCCAGGCTCTGCGGGTCGCAATCGCCGTCGTAACCGATGGGTCGAGAGTCCTCATCGTGTGTCGGCGCGATGAGAACGGCGATGGCATCTCGTGGCAGTTCCCGGCAGGGATGGTGAAGCCCGGGCATGCGGCGGAAACCGTGGCCATCCGGGAGACCCTTGGTGAAACCGGCGTGCATTGCGCTGTGACTCGCAAGCTCGGCGAGCGGCTTCACCCGATTACACACGTACAGGCGGAGTACCTGCTGTGCGAGTACTTGACCGGGGAGGCGCAAAACATGGATGTCCTGGAGAATGTTAACGTTGCCTGGGTTGAAAAGACCAAGTTGGTGAAGTTTATCCCGGCGGAGCAGATTTTTCCGCCCATATTGGAAGCCTTGGAGGTGTCGGAATGA
- a CDS encoding helix-turn-helix domain-containing protein, with amino-acid sequence MSEDWVAVARAINQRMAELGLSQREFIARSQVSKATVREIQHNTAQRRRSDRTLEALSVALDLHAGYLAAVLAGRRPPEVGEPTPRGDDDIPGRLAVIEHQLREITDRLRDLGTVNERLDEISASVETVLGSISNGRQQRR; translated from the coding sequence GTGTCGGAAGACTGGGTGGCAGTCGCAAGAGCGATCAATCAGCGCATGGCCGAACTCGGTCTCAGCCAGCGCGAGTTCATTGCGCGCTCGCAAGTCTCCAAGGCCACGGTTCGCGAAATCCAGCACAACACGGCGCAGCGGCGACGCAGTGACCGCACGCTTGAAGCTCTGTCCGTCGCGCTCGACCTGCATGCCGGCTACTTGGCGGCGGTGCTTGCGGGTCGCCGACCACCGGAGGTAGGGGAGCCGACGCCGCGCGGGGATGACGACATCCCCGGCCGACTTGCGGTCATCGAACACCAGTTGCGCGAAATTACGGACCGGCTCCGTGATCTGGGCACAGTGAACGAGCGTCTGGACGAGATCAGCGCGAGTGTTGAAACTGTGCTCGGCTCCATCTCGAATGGCCGGCAACAGCGCCGCTGA
- a CDS encoding helix-turn-helix domain-containing protein, whose amino-acid sequence MDTNQNVGPTFYTVGEVARILRVNPVTLYRAIRDDAFPAVRIRTRYVVPAAALNELIAEVTASGGCIDLAELIAKRRMEREADRTAGGASW is encoded by the coding sequence ATGGATACCAATCAGAACGTCGGACCGACGTTCTACACAGTCGGGGAAGTGGCGCGCATCCTGCGCGTCAACCCGGTGACGCTCTACCGCGCCATCCGGGACGACGCTTTCCCCGCAGTTCGCATCCGCACCCGTTATGTCGTGCCTGCAGCCGCCCTGAACGAACTGATTGCCGAGGTCACGGCTTCGGGCGGCTGCATTGATCTCGCCGAGCTGATCGCCAAGCGCCGAATGGAGCGCGAGGCCGACCGCACCGCAGGGGGTGCGTCGTGGTGA
- a CDS encoding WhiB family transcriptional regulator — MVNRDGFKEIAAYLDRYAVVPGDVLAEVVTRDGLCFWAFDRSEIPELSGEDDPDRELAARLCAGCPVMSECLELELRSAGADTVGVWGALPESDRRAVYQAWRERRAGRGRGERR; from the coding sequence GTGGTGAACCGAGACGGCTTCAAGGAGATTGCCGCTTATCTGGATCGGTACGCCGTCGTGCCGGGCGACGTGCTGGCCGAGGTGGTAACGCGGGACGGCTTGTGTTTCTGGGCGTTCGATCGCTCGGAGATACCGGAGCTGTCCGGCGAGGACGACCCGGACCGGGAGTTGGCCGCTCGGCTGTGTGCCGGGTGCCCGGTCATGAGTGAGTGCCTGGAACTCGAACTGCGGTCTGCCGGTGCAGACACAGTCGGAGTCTGGGGCGCGCTGCCCGAGTCCGACCGGCGGGCCGTCTACCAGGCTTGGCGGGAGCGTCGGGCCGGTCGCGGACGAGGTGAGCGGCGATGA
- a CDS encoding cell division protein FtsK: protein MNSDENATAESVNSATLLTQAGSGAVEHVGPVLDGELIDDTLPQPRRRTMRRRFVRWWQHSPRVPLWLKSKPQAVQAAKDAVVAVLRAPWRYLGAVIRGGVVGVRWWRQWVRVADYRTAAEESEKLADKFTEIRELTLFRWKVTGVVLAVVALVVAVVDLVYGTDPLWIAGAVTSVALAILGRRKDGSPGRKPALAGPRTLTWTMDPQVLVDAFRDAKLIGKDESLRLVERAARVGDGWAVTVDLPATRKAADVVKNRDALASALAVDEVQLIVERVRGNGGHAGRVSMWVADEDPYSKPPVRTPLLGVSRWDAWRPVPFGRDARDRRIDLPLVWTSLLVGAIPRQGKTFSARLAAAGLILDAWVRLYVADFKAGKDWDAAAQVAHRFMSGDEPEHILTLVDWLAELVSEVQGRFRRMRDLDDLTCPESKVTPEMSRDSTLNMPITAVFVDEVQVPLEDRTPVVVQGKKVPAGEYVGELLTWLAKKGPAAGIVLVLATQRPDSKTIPSGLRAVLGSRFALRVMDWRDSNIVLGEQMNTRGFDSSRLLPSHKGVGILRPDGDTAAGADVLATTVRTYYMPNEDWQAICQQGRALREAAGTLTGHAAGQDTRPALDHAAVARAIGSGSTESATVAAERIELPEPLAAVVEYLGDDLDEGRREFVPTAELVEALDVEPTAFGRQMGDYGCRSERFRVPSDDGRTKQVRGYATAEIRAAVDAVAAGTLDPGDGEDDP, encoded by the coding sequence ATGAACTCTGACGAGAACGCGACGGCCGAGTCCGTGAACAGTGCCACGCTCCTCACCCAGGCCGGTTCCGGCGCGGTCGAGCACGTAGGGCCGGTCCTGGACGGTGAGCTGATCGACGACACGTTGCCGCAACCGCGCCGCCGGACCATGCGACGCCGGTTCGTGCGGTGGTGGCAGCACTCGCCCCGGGTGCCGCTGTGGCTGAAGAGCAAGCCACAAGCGGTTCAAGCCGCAAAGGACGCGGTCGTGGCGGTGTTGCGGGCGCCGTGGCGCTACCTCGGTGCCGTGATTCGCGGTGGTGTGGTCGGGGTCCGGTGGTGGCGGCAGTGGGTTCGCGTAGCCGACTACCGCACGGCTGCCGAGGAATCGGAGAAGCTGGCCGACAAGTTCACGGAGATTCGTGAACTCACCTTGTTCCGTTGGAAAGTGACTGGCGTCGTGCTCGCCGTCGTCGCACTGGTGGTCGCGGTGGTGGACCTCGTGTACGGCACCGATCCACTGTGGATTGCCGGAGCCGTCACGTCAGTGGCACTGGCGATCCTCGGACGAAGGAAGGACGGCAGCCCTGGCCGGAAACCCGCACTTGCCGGTCCCCGCACGCTGACCTGGACCATGGACCCACAAGTCCTGGTGGACGCGTTCCGGGACGCGAAGCTGATCGGCAAAGACGAGTCCCTTCGGCTGGTCGAACGCGCCGCACGGGTCGGCGACGGATGGGCCGTCACGGTCGATCTCCCGGCGACCCGCAAAGCCGCCGACGTCGTGAAGAACCGGGACGCGCTCGCCTCAGCGCTCGCGGTAGATGAAGTTCAGCTCATTGTGGAACGGGTCCGGGGCAACGGCGGCCATGCCGGGCGGGTCTCGATGTGGGTGGCCGACGAGGATCCCTACAGCAAGCCGCCCGTGCGGACACCGCTGCTCGGAGTGTCCCGATGGGACGCGTGGCGGCCGGTGCCGTTCGGCCGGGATGCCCGAGACCGGCGGATTGATCTGCCTCTCGTGTGGACGTCGCTCCTCGTGGGAGCGATACCCAGGCAGGGGAAGACTTTTTCCGCCCGGCTCGCGGCCGCCGGCCTGATCCTGGACGCGTGGGTCCGGCTCTATGTGGCGGACTTCAAGGCGGGGAAGGACTGGGACGCCGCCGCGCAGGTGGCGCACCGGTTCATGTCCGGAGACGAGCCCGAACACATCCTGACCCTCGTGGACTGGCTCGCCGAGCTGGTGAGCGAGGTCCAGGGCAGGTTCCGTCGAATGCGAGACCTGGACGACCTGACCTGCCCGGAGTCGAAGGTCACGCCGGAGATGTCCCGCGACTCCACGTTGAACATGCCGATCACAGCAGTGTTCGTCGATGAGGTTCAGGTGCCGTTGGAAGATCGGACACCCGTTGTGGTGCAGGGGAAGAAAGTCCCGGCAGGCGAGTACGTGGGCGAACTGCTGACGTGGCTGGCCAAGAAGGGACCAGCGGCCGGGATCGTGCTTGTGCTGGCCACCCAACGGCCGGACTCGAAGACCATCCCGTCCGGGCTCCGGGCGGTACTCGGGTCCAGGTTCGCACTGCGGGTGATGGACTGGCGCGACTCGAACATCGTGCTCGGCGAGCAGATGAACACGCGCGGGTTCGATTCGTCCCGGTTGCTTCCCTCGCACAAAGGCGTCGGCATCCTTCGCCCGGATGGAGACACTGCCGCCGGGGCTGACGTCCTGGCAACCACGGTCCGGACCTACTACATGCCGAACGAGGACTGGCAAGCCATCTGTCAGCAAGGCCGTGCTCTGCGCGAAGCGGCCGGAACACTCACTGGGCATGCGGCCGGGCAGGACACTCGGCCCGCGCTCGACCACGCCGCCGTCGCGCGCGCCATCGGGTCCGGCAGCACGGAATCGGCGACGGTAGCGGCTGAGCGGATCGAGCTGCCCGAGCCATTGGCGGCCGTCGTCGAGTATCTGGGCGATGACCTCGACGAGGGCAGGCGGGAGTTCGTGCCGACCGCAGAACTGGTCGAGGCACTTGACGTCGAGCCGACCGCGTTCGGGCGGCAGATGGGTGACTACGGGTGCCGCTCCGAGCGGTTCCGGGTGCCCAGCGACGACGGCCGAACGAAGCAAGTACGCGGTTACGCGACGGCAGAAATCCGGGCCGCCGTGGATGCGGTTGCAGCGGGAACGTTGGACCCCGGAGACGGGGAGGACGACCCGTAA
- a CDS encoding transcriptional regulator produces the protein MADSSRFGDLDRWLTHPDRLLIAAALADKRWHKSEEIRDVLEMGPDLLSSRLAPLHRARYVERKRDAARTTWRLTSTGSDRLAAHLAALQIVLSKVTKLVGGGGTPRPRTSTSCPRPQPGREPGR, from the coding sequence GTGGCCGATAGCTCTCGGTTCGGTGATCTGGACAGGTGGCTTACGCATCCTGACCGGCTTCTCATCGCGGCGGCTCTGGCAGACAAGCGATGGCACAAGTCCGAGGAGATCCGCGATGTGTTGGAGATGGGGCCGGACCTGTTGTCGAGTCGGCTCGCTCCCCTTCACCGAGCGAGGTACGTGGAGCGGAAGCGTGATGCTGCGCGTACGACGTGGCGCCTGACTTCGACTGGCAGCGATCGCCTCGCCGCGCACCTCGCGGCACTGCAGATCGTCTTGTCCAAGGTGACCAAGTTGGTCGGCGGCGGCGGTACCCCTCGGCCCCGAACGTCGACCAGCTGTCCCCGGCCTCAGCCAGGTCGTGAACCTGGCCGCTGA
- a CDS encoding NUDIX hydrolase has protein sequence MDEDQPAPRTLLEQLIWERRQTFEEFAEFAEKFAREHDEPGTLSVRHLGRLVAGAHPDGRPLGAVRPATARLLERIFGLSIDELLAPLDRPTAMAFQPLRVAVAVVVRGSEVLIVCRRAEDAGGISWQFPAGVVKPGGRPAVVAVRETLAETDVHCVVTRKLGTRLHPTTGVLCEYVLCDYVAGEARNVDVVENVAAIWVDRADLKRFVPAAQVYGPVLRALDAANAGS, from the coding sequence ATGGACGAGGACCAGCCGGCACCGCGGACACTGCTCGAACAACTGATCTGGGAGCGGCGGCAGACCTTCGAAGAATTCGCCGAGTTCGCCGAGAAGTTCGCTCGCGAACACGATGAGCCGGGCACGCTCAGCGTTCGGCACCTCGGGCGACTCGTCGCCGGTGCTCATCCGGATGGAAGGCCGCTCGGCGCGGTCCGCCCGGCTACGGCCCGACTCTTGGAACGCATTTTCGGCTTGAGCATTGACGAGTTGCTCGCGCCGCTCGATCGGCCGACCGCGATGGCATTTCAGCCCCTGCGTGTCGCAGTGGCCGTGGTCGTCCGGGGCTCCGAAGTGCTGATCGTCTGCCGTCGCGCTGAGGACGCAGGCGGCATTTCATGGCAGTTTCCCGCCGGAGTGGTCAAGCCAGGCGGACGTCCGGCCGTGGTGGCGGTCCGCGAGACGCTGGCCGAAACGGACGTCCATTGCGTCGTGACGCGTAAGCTCGGCACCCGGCTGCATCCGACGACCGGCGTGCTCTGCGAGTACGTCCTATGCGACTACGTGGCGGGGGAAGCACGCAATGTCGACGTCGTCGAGAACGTCGCGGCGATCTGGGTGGACCGGGCCGACCTCAAACGGTTCGTTCCGGCCGCGCAGGTCTACGGACCGGTTCTCCGCGCGCTCGACGCGGCGAACGCCGGTTCGTAG
- a CDS encoding tyrosine-type recombinase/integrase — translation MATSSKPQQRKRRVRGKVETLPSGSLRVKVYAGIDPVTKKEYHLTEVVPAGPHAADEAEKVRTKLLNQLDERRAPKTRATVNQLLTKHFELLKVESNTLDGYESLARNHIRPLLGEIQVGRIDGEVLDSFYKQLRTCRAHCRGEKFIQHRTARPHECDDRCGPHKCKGLGDGSLRKIQAILSGAGKRAVRWKWLGTNHFDLADSLPAARPNPKPPTTEQAAKIANEAWRDVDWGMVVWLAFTTGARRGELCALAWDRFDFGKPEAVVTIRTSIAQKGRKTWEKETKTHQQRRITLDAQTTALLRSYREERAELAGLDKMPGKARVFSLKPDGSEWLKPDSVSQRYARMCARLGWDMNIHQLRHYSATELITAGVDVRTVAGRLGHGGGGTTTLRVYSAWVAETDQRAAGTLAGHLPELPAALSQGGKLAPVKPEVAPEEASPYQRIAQDLRGAIVSGVLVPGQQLPTVVDLATRYSVSFGTAQRAIAQLRAAGLVSVSRGRRAVVADPHADAEPAKVVGLDTARRKRK, via the coding sequence ATGGCCACTTCCTCGAAGCCTCAGCAGCGCAAACGCCGTGTTCGCGGCAAGGTCGAGACGCTGCCCAGCGGGTCACTCAGGGTGAAGGTCTACGCCGGTATCGATCCGGTGACGAAGAAGGAATACCACCTGACCGAGGTGGTCCCGGCCGGACCTCATGCGGCGGATGAGGCTGAGAAGGTCCGGACGAAACTCCTCAACCAGCTCGACGAGCGCCGCGCCCCCAAGACGCGTGCGACCGTGAACCAGCTCCTCACGAAGCACTTCGAGTTGTTGAAGGTCGAGTCGAACACCCTCGACGGCTATGAGTCCCTGGCCCGGAACCACATTCGTCCGCTGCTCGGAGAGATTCAGGTCGGCCGGATCGATGGCGAAGTTCTGGACTCGTTCTACAAGCAGCTCCGTACGTGCCGCGCGCACTGCCGGGGTGAGAAGTTCATCCAGCATCGGACGGCCAGGCCGCACGAATGCGACGACCGCTGTGGCCCGCACAAATGCAAGGGACTCGGTGACGGCTCCCTCCGCAAGATTCAGGCGATCCTGTCCGGCGCCGGTAAGCGTGCCGTGCGCTGGAAGTGGCTCGGGACGAACCACTTCGACCTTGCCGACTCGCTCCCGGCGGCGCGCCCGAACCCGAAGCCGCCCACGACTGAGCAGGCCGCGAAGATCGCCAACGAGGCCTGGCGTGATGTCGACTGGGGCATGGTGGTCTGGCTCGCCTTCACGACTGGCGCCCGACGTGGCGAGTTGTGCGCGTTGGCGTGGGACCGCTTCGACTTCGGCAAGCCAGAAGCCGTGGTGACCATTCGGACCAGCATCGCGCAGAAGGGCCGCAAGACGTGGGAGAAGGAGACCAAGACTCACCAGCAACGGCGCATCACGCTTGACGCTCAGACGACCGCGCTGCTCCGGTCGTATCGCGAGGAGCGTGCCGAACTCGCCGGACTCGACAAAATGCCTGGTAAGGCGCGCGTCTTCTCATTGAAGCCAGACGGTAGCGAGTGGCTTAAGCCGGACTCGGTGAGCCAGCGCTATGCCCGGATGTGCGCCCGTCTCGGCTGGGACATGAACATTCACCAGCTCCGCCACTACTCGGCAACGGAGCTGATCACGGCTGGTGTCGACGTCCGGACAGTCGCCGGGCGGCTTGGCCACGGTGGCGGCGGGACGACGACTCTTCGCGTCTACAGCGCGTGGGTTGCCGAAACGGACCAGCGCGCGGCGGGAACGCTCGCCGGACACTTGCCGGAGTTGCCTGCCGCCCTTAGCCAGGGTGGGAAGCTCGCCCCGGTCAAGCCGGAAGTGGCTCCCGAAGAAGCGAGCCCATACCAGCGCATCGCGCAGGATCTTCGCGGCGCCATCGTGTCCGGCGTGCTTGTGCCCGGTCAACAGCTTCCTACCGTCGTCGACTTGGCCACGCGCTACTCCGTGTCCTTTGGAACCGCTCAGCGCGCGATAGCCCAACTTAGGGCCGCGGGGCTGGTCAGCGTGAGCCGTGGCAGGCGCGCCGTGGTCGCCGATCCCCACGCCGACGCTGAGCCTGCCAAGGTGGTCGGGCTCGACACGGCACGCCGGAAGCGGAAGTAG
- a CDS encoding DNA polymerase III subunit delta', translating to MSAPIGVWAELVGQEPALETLSSAARAAAKIVAGEPVAPGAMTHAWLLTGPPGSGRSVAARTFAAALQCSTGTGCGACPGCRTTMAGTHADVRLVAPEGLSISVAEMRALVQAAARRPSTGDWQVVVIEDADRLTEGASNALLKAVEEPPERTVFLLCAPSDHPDDVSVTIRSRCRLVPLRTPPPEAIAQVLMTRDGIDEERARWAASVCGGHVGRARRLATDEATRQRRATVLRIPTGLRRPSDVFTCADQLISAAEADAGEESKVRDESERSELRTAMGGDGIGKGVAGAKRAAEAAVKQLEKRQKSRSTRTQRDTLDLSLVDLAAFYRDVLVTTARSGATLNHPDHASEIESAASAWTPESTLRRLEAVLECREAIGLNVKPRIAVEAMVTTLRQG from the coding sequence GTGAGCGCGCCGATCGGCGTCTGGGCGGAACTCGTCGGCCAGGAGCCGGCGTTGGAGACGCTGTCGTCGGCCGCCAGGGCGGCGGCGAAGATCGTCGCGGGCGAGCCCGTCGCGCCGGGCGCGATGACCCACGCGTGGCTGCTCACCGGGCCGCCGGGCTCGGGCCGTTCGGTGGCGGCGCGGACGTTCGCCGCGGCGCTGCAATGCAGCACTGGCACCGGTTGTGGCGCCTGCCCCGGCTGCCGCACCACGATGGCGGGCACTCACGCCGACGTCCGGCTCGTCGCTCCGGAGGGCCTGTCGATCTCGGTCGCGGAGATGCGCGCGCTGGTGCAGGCCGCCGCTCGCCGACCGTCCACAGGGGACTGGCAGGTCGTGGTCATCGAGGACGCCGACCGGCTCACCGAAGGCGCGTCGAACGCGCTGCTGAAGGCCGTCGAAGAGCCGCCGGAACGGACTGTGTTCCTGCTGTGCGCGCCTTCGGACCACCCGGACGACGTGTCGGTGACGATTCGCTCGCGGTGCCGGCTGGTGCCGTTGCGGACCCCGCCGCCCGAGGCGATCGCGCAGGTCCTGATGACCCGCGACGGCATCGACGAGGAACGCGCGCGCTGGGCGGCTTCGGTGTGCGGCGGCCACGTCGGCCGCGCGCGACGGCTCGCCACGGACGAGGCCACGCGCCAGCGTCGTGCCACCGTGCTGCGCATCCCGACCGGCCTGCGGCGGCCGAGCGACGTCTTCACCTGCGCCGATCAGCTGATCAGCGCCGCGGAGGCGGACGCGGGCGAGGAGAGCAAGGTCCGCGACGAGTCCGAGCGTTCCGAGCTGCGTACCGCGATGGGCGGTGACGGCATCGGCAAGGGCGTCGCGGGGGCCAAGCGCGCCGCCGAGGCCGCCGTGAAGCAGCTGGAGAAGCGCCAGAAGTCCCGCTCCACCCGGACCCAGCGCGACACGCTCGACCTCTCACTGGTCGACCTGGCCGCCTTCTACCGCGACGTCCTGGTCACCACCGCGCGCTCGGGCGCGACCCTGAACCACCCGGACCACGCGTCGGAGATCGAGTCCGCCGCGTCGGCGTGGACGCCGGAGTCGACGCTTCGCCGGCTCGAGGCCGTCCTGGAATGCCGCGAGGCGATCGGGCTGAACGTCAAGCCGCGCATCGCCGTCGAGGCCATGGTGACCACGCTCCGCCAAGGCTGA
- a CDS encoding bifunctional MFS transporter/dTMP kinase, which yields MPGADPGGSAGAEASTIHRVRRVLAIRPFRRLWGVTYLCSAADWLNLLALTSLSTKLLNNYTAQNFAFVGVVLTNLLPGLLFAPLGGLLADRFDRRKVMVICDFLRCGFLLSIAIVGAPWWIFVGNFFVGCCSIMWIPSKDAAVPNLLRRPDQVETANQLGMVMTYGLSVITAAGANALILSVNSTFHLFPGQTADLYIAKLVVVVTGLLYLTSGILIATRIPELSLRNVHTVAQPKVKPADEEKFGFGAMVRDGAKFVRSTPLVRGLLIGAFGAFAAGGAVIGSAKPYSSSLLAGDAAFNLLVLAVFLGLATGMAVAPKLARRLAHDRLFGISIIAAGLSLVVVALSPHLAVSLIAVASVGIWAGTAFLTGVTIIGSRVEDAIRGRINAIYQSMLKIVLFGSTIAAPLLIGLVQPRTVNVWGSPVTVDGTRPVMIGGGALAVLLGIIAYRQMDDRRTEKILTDVRNALRRSPRRVNGFLIALEGTTAINTASQAARLSHWLDRGTRPVVLAKGSVSDDQQFASLVSSSAISGVRAKALLAAAVRADLVEREIEPALAKGSVVVMERFVDSPLAHLSAVAGLETAELDGLADWATGKLRPDLTVLLDADPGARDPGQAQASLNDQWRVQVLLAEMAAADPDRYVVVDADGTDDEVAERVRTAVRAVFVGRLSGLAPTEPPAGTEATETEAEAKADTAEAEAAASGQAPEVSEVEAK from the coding sequence ATGCCCGGAGCCGATCCGGGCGGGTCGGCGGGCGCCGAGGCGTCCACGATCCACCGGGTCCGCCGGGTACTGGCGATCCGGCCATTCCGTCGGCTCTGGGGCGTCACCTACCTGTGCAGCGCCGCCGACTGGCTGAACCTGCTGGCCTTGACCAGCCTGAGCACCAAGCTGCTCAACAACTACACGGCGCAGAACTTCGCGTTCGTCGGCGTCGTGCTCACCAACCTGCTGCCCGGGCTGCTGTTCGCCCCGCTGGGCGGCCTGCTGGCCGACCGGTTCGACCGGCGCAAGGTCATGGTGATCTGCGACTTCCTGCGCTGCGGCTTCCTGCTCTCGATCGCGATCGTCGGGGCGCCGTGGTGGATCTTCGTCGGCAACTTCTTCGTCGGCTGCTGCTCGATCATGTGGATCCCGTCGAAGGACGCGGCGGTGCCGAACCTGCTGCGCCGGCCGGACCAGGTCGAGACGGCCAACCAGCTCGGCATGGTGATGACGTACGGCCTTTCGGTGATCACCGCGGCCGGCGCCAACGCGCTGATCCTCAGCGTGAACTCGACGTTCCACCTCTTCCCCGGCCAGACCGCGGACCTCTACATCGCCAAGCTGGTCGTGGTCGTCACCGGCCTGCTGTACCTGACCAGCGGCATCCTGATCGCCACCCGGATCCCCGAGCTCTCGCTGCGCAACGTCCACACGGTGGCCCAGCCGAAGGTCAAACCGGCGGACGAGGAGAAGTTCGGCTTCGGCGCGATGGTCCGCGACGGCGCCAAGTTCGTCCGCAGCACCCCTCTGGTCAGAGGGCTGCTGATCGGCGCGTTCGGCGCGTTCGCGGCCGGCGGGGCGGTGATCGGCTCCGCCAAGCCGTACTCCTCCTCCCTGCTCGCGGGCGACGCGGCGTTCAACCTGCTGGTGCTCGCCGTGTTCCTCGGCCTGGCGACCGGCATGGCCGTCGCGCCGAAGCTCGCGCGACGGCTGGCGCACGACCGGCTGTTCGGGATCTCGATCATCGCGGCCGGGCTGTCGCTGGTGGTCGTGGCCCTGTCGCCGCACCTGGCGGTCTCGCTGATCGCCGTGGCGTCGGTCGGGATCTGGGCCGGCACCGCGTTCCTGACCGGCGTGACGATCATCGGCTCCCGGGTCGAGGACGCCATCCGCGGCCGGATCAACGCGATCTACCAGTCGATGCTCAAGATCGTCCTGTTCGGCTCGACGATCGCGGCGCCGCTGCTGATCGGCCTCGTGCAGCCGCGGACGGTCAACGTCTGGGGCAGCCCGGTCACCGTCGACGGCACGCGCCCGGTGATGATCGGCGGCGGCGCGCTGGCCGTGCTGCTGGGCATCATCGCGTACCGGCAGATGGACGACCGCCGCACCGAGAAGATCCTCACCGACGTGCGCAACGCGCTGCGCCGCAGCCCGCGCCGCGTCAACGGCTTCCTGATCGCCCTCGAGGGCACCACGGCCATCAACACCGCCAGTCAGGCCGCGCGGCTTTCCCACTGGCTCGACCGGGGGACCCGCCCGGTGGTGCTGGCCAAGGGCTCGGTGTCCGACGACCAGCAGTTCGCTTCGCTCGTCTCGTCCTCCGCCATCTCCGGCGTACGGGCGAAGGCGCTGCTCGCCGCGGCCGTCCGCGCCGATCTGGTGGAACGCGAGATCGAGCCGGCGCTGGCCAAGGGCTCGGTGGTGGTGATGGAGCGGTTCGTCGACTCGCCGCTCGCGCACCTCTCGGCCGTCGCCGGGCTCGAGACCGCTGAACTGGACGGCCTGGCGGACTGGGCGACGGGCAAGCTGCGGCCGGACCTGACCGTGCTGCTCGACGCCGACCCCGGCGCGCGCGATCCGGGCCAGGCGCAGGCTTCGCTGAACGACCAGTGGCGGGTGCAGGTCCTGCTCGCCGAGATGGCCGCGGCCGACCCGGACCGTTATGTGGTCGTCGACGCCGATGGCACCGACGACGAGGTGGCCGAGCGCGTCCGCACGGCCGTGCGCGCGGTGTTCGTCGGCCGGCTCTCGGGGCTGGCCCCGACCGAGCCCCCCGCGGGCACTGAAGCGACCGAAACCGAGGCGGAGGCCAAGGCGGACACCGCCGAGGCGGAGGCCGCGGCGTCCGGGCAGGCGCCGGAAGTGTCCGAAGTGGAGGCGAAGTGA